A single region of the Pseudomonas solani genome encodes:
- a CDS encoding PhzF family phenazine biosynthesis protein: MDYWQVDVFAERVLAGNGLAVFPDARGLSPAAMQALTQELRQFESIFLEPGAQPGEFAARVFTVEEELPFAGHPILGAAALLHHLHAPGEHAEWALQLRDKRVTLATRRQGHGFYAEMDQGIAEFGVELDARAAQGFAAAFGSEWDSRHPPQVVSTGLPYLLLPVTGAGLANARQQRPLDDDLAAIGAAFVFLLDIDAREGRTWDPLGVVEDIATGSAAGPVAAWLVQRGLERREQGFALNQGRFLGRPSRLDVQVTGEGRVQVGGAVQLLAQARLLPEPGRLG; this comes from the coding sequence ATGGATTACTGGCAAGTCGATGTATTCGCCGAACGCGTGCTGGCCGGCAACGGCCTGGCGGTGTTCCCCGACGCCCGGGGCCTGTCGCCCGCTGCCATGCAGGCGCTGACCCAGGAGCTGCGCCAGTTCGAGTCGATCTTCCTAGAGCCGGGTGCCCAGCCCGGGGAGTTCGCCGCGCGGGTGTTCACCGTGGAAGAGGAGCTGCCCTTCGCCGGCCACCCGATCCTCGGCGCCGCCGCCCTGCTGCACCACCTGCACGCCCCGGGCGAGCACGCCGAATGGGCCCTGCAACTGCGCGACAAGCGCGTCACCCTGGCCACCCGCCGCCAGGGCCACGGCTTCTACGCGGAGATGGACCAGGGCATCGCCGAGTTCGGCGTCGAGCTGGACGCCCGCGCCGCCCAAGGCTTCGCCGCCGCGTTCGGCAGCGAATGGGACAGCCGCCACCCGCCGCAGGTGGTCAGCACCGGCCTGCCCTACCTGCTGCTGCCGGTGACCGGCGCCGGGCTGGCCAATGCCCGCCAGCAACGTCCGCTGGATGACGACCTGGCGGCCATAGGCGCGGCCTTCGTCTTCCTCCTCGACATCGACGCCCGCGAAGGCCGCACCTGGGACCCCCTCGGCGTGGTCGAAGACATCGCCACCGGCAGCGCCGCCGGCCCGGTCGCCGCCTGGCTGGTACAGCGGGGCCTGGAGCGCCGCGAGCAGGGCTTCGCCCTCAACCAGGGGCGCTTCCTCGGCCGCCCCAGCCGGCTGGATGTACAGGTCACCGGTGAGGGCCGCGTGCAGGTCGGCGGCGCCGTGCAACTGCTGGCCCAAGCGCGCCTGCTGCCGGAGCCGGGCCGCCTCGGCTGA
- a CDS encoding fimbrial biogenesis chaperone: protein MHRTALGHGLRTGVIAALLGLGLTAANTAMAASSVLIWPINPTIEAEQKAAALWLENRGQQPVDLQVRVMTWRQGNFDDQLDAQRTIIGSPPVVTIAPGKRQMIRLIATQPAPAGTEQAYRVLVDEMLRPDAQVDPQLGVKFQMRYSVPLFVFGGGAGPEPVSGAKPREGVQILQPRLSYQVRQEGGRRYLFLSNQGPAHARLSKVSLRQGGASTLIADGLLGYVLPGAQMRWQLPERAPSGNFVLEARINEQAEPQPIPAH, encoded by the coding sequence ATGCACCGAACCGCCCTAGGACATGGCCTGCGCACCGGCGTCATCGCCGCCTTGCTGGGGCTGGGCCTGACGGCGGCGAACACGGCCATGGCGGCGAGCTCGGTGCTGATCTGGCCGATCAACCCGACCATCGAGGCCGAACAGAAGGCCGCCGCGCTGTGGCTGGAGAACCGTGGCCAGCAACCCGTCGACCTGCAGGTGCGGGTGATGACCTGGCGCCAGGGCAACTTCGACGACCAGCTCGACGCCCAGCGCACCATCATCGGCAGCCCGCCGGTGGTGACCATCGCCCCGGGCAAGCGACAGATGATCCGCCTGATCGCCACCCAGCCGGCGCCGGCCGGCACCGAGCAGGCCTACCGGGTGCTGGTGGACGAGATGCTGCGCCCCGATGCCCAGGTCGACCCGCAGCTGGGGGTGAAATTCCAGATGCGCTATTCGGTGCCGCTGTTCGTGTTCGGCGGTGGCGCGGGGCCGGAGCCGGTGAGCGGCGCCAAGCCCCGCGAGGGGGTGCAGATCCTGCAGCCCAGGCTCAGCTATCAGGTGCGCCAGGAAGGAGGCCGGCGCTACCTGTTCCTCAGCAACCAGGGGCCGGCCCATGCCCGGCTGTCCAAGGTATCGCTGCGCCAGGGGGGCGCCAGCACACTGATCGCCGATGGCCTGCTGGGCTACGTGCTGCCCGGCGCGCAGATGCGCTGGCAACTGCCGGAGCGGGCGCCGAGCGGCAATTTCGTGCTGGAGGCGCGGATCAACGAGCAGGCCGAGCCCCAGCCGATACCGGCCCATTGA
- a CDS encoding HAD family hydrolase — MGLAQFRHWVFDMDGTLTIAVHDFAAIRRELAIPPEDDILHHLAALPAEEARAKHAWLLEHERELALNARPAAGAVELVRHLHACGVRLGILTRNARDLALLTLQAIGVDDCFAPADILGRDEAPPKPHPGGLLHLAERWAVAPDEMVMVGDYRFDLDCGRAAGSATVLVNLPENPWPELTDWYAEDCAQLLLLAR, encoded by the coding sequence ATGGGCCTGGCGCAGTTCCGCCATTGGGTGTTCGACATGGATGGCACCCTGACGATTGCCGTTCACGATTTCGCCGCGATCCGCCGCGAGCTGGCGATTCCCCCGGAGGATGACATCCTCCATCACCTCGCCGCGCTGCCGGCGGAAGAGGCCCGCGCCAAGCACGCCTGGCTGCTGGAGCACGAGCGCGAGCTGGCGCTGAATGCACGCCCGGCGGCCGGTGCCGTGGAGCTGGTGCGCCACCTGCACGCATGCGGCGTGCGCCTGGGCATCCTCACCCGCAACGCCCGCGATCTGGCGCTGCTGACGCTGCAGGCCATCGGCGTGGACGATTGCTTCGCCCCGGCCGACATCCTCGGCCGCGACGAGGCGCCACCCAAGCCGCACCCGGGTGGCTTGCTGCACCTGGCCGAGCGCTGGGCCGTGGCGCCGGACGAGATGGTGATGGTGGGCGACTACCGCTTCGACCTCGACTGCGGCCGCGCCGCCGGCAGCGCCACGGTGCTGGTCAACCTGCCGGAAAACCCCTGGCCCGAGCTTACCGATTGGTACGCCGAGGATTGCGCGCAGCTGTTGCTGTTGGCGCGGTAG
- a CDS encoding DUF411 domain-containing protein translates to MRRALLASLLFAPLFAQAAETVSMDVYRDPNCGCCKAWISHLRDNGIQVNDHVERDMASVKTRLGVPHSLGSCHTGVVDGKFVEGHVPASDVLKLRERKDLIGAAVPGMPMGSPGMEMDGMQDAYQVIGVSAQGQQNVLAEYPAH, encoded by the coding sequence ATGCGCCGCGCCCTTCTCGCCTCCCTGCTCTTCGCCCCCCTCTTCGCCCAGGCGGCGGAGACCGTTTCCATGGACGTCTACCGCGACCCCAACTGCGGCTGCTGCAAGGCCTGGATCAGCCACCTGCGGGACAACGGCATCCAGGTCAACGACCACGTCGAGCGCGACATGGCCTCGGTCAAGACCCGCCTCGGCGTGCCCCACAGCCTGGGCTCGTGCCACACCGGCGTGGTCGACGGCAAGTTCGTCGAAGGCCATGTGCCGGCCAGCGACGTGCTCAAGCTGCGGGAGCGCAAGGACCTGATCGGCGCCGCCGTGCCGGGCATGCCCATGGGCTCGCCGGGCATGGAGATGGACGGCATGCAGGACGCCTACCAGGTGATCGGCGTATCGGCGCAAGGTCAGCAGAACGTGCTGGCCGAGTATCCGGCACACTAG
- the ypfJ gene encoding KPN_02809 family neutral zinc metallopeptidase, whose amino-acid sequence MRWQRARRSDNVVDARGSGSGGMRLGGGKSIGLGGIALVVVVGLLMGEDPLTILGQLAGQASLSTAPPHSGAPPGDDQEAEFVRAVLGDTEDTWQAIFQQGGRQYQDPKLMLFNGGVQSACGFASSAVGPFYCPGDRQVYLDLDFFREMAQRFSAAGDFAQAYVIAHEVGHHVQTLLGVSAKVNAARQRGQKMEGASGLLVRQELQADCLAGVWAFHAQKRLDWLEPGDLEEALNAANAIGDDRLQKQARGQVVPDSFTHGTSAQRVRWFKTGFERGDINRCDTFTARDL is encoded by the coding sequence ATGCGCTGGCAACGGGCGAGACGCAGCGACAACGTGGTGGATGCGCGCGGCAGCGGCAGTGGCGGCATGCGCCTCGGCGGCGGCAAGAGCATCGGGCTGGGCGGCATCGCCCTGGTGGTGGTGGTCGGCCTGCTCATGGGTGAAGACCCGCTGACCATCCTCGGCCAGCTCGCCGGCCAGGCCAGCCTCTCCACCGCGCCCCCTCATAGCGGCGCGCCACCGGGGGACGACCAGGAAGCGGAGTTCGTGCGCGCTGTGCTCGGCGATACCGAAGACACCTGGCAGGCCATCTTCCAGCAGGGCGGCCGCCAGTATCAGGACCCGAAACTGATGCTGTTCAACGGCGGCGTGCAATCGGCCTGCGGCTTCGCCTCCTCGGCGGTCGGCCCCTTCTACTGCCCCGGCGATCGCCAGGTGTACCTGGACCTGGACTTCTTCCGCGAAATGGCCCAGCGCTTCTCCGCCGCCGGCGACTTCGCCCAGGCCTATGTCATCGCCCACGAGGTGGGCCACCACGTACAGACGCTGCTCGGCGTCTCCGCCAAGGTCAATGCCGCGCGCCAGCGCGGCCAGAAGATGGAAGGCGCCAGCGGCCTGCTGGTGCGCCAGGAACTCCAGGCCGACTGCCTCGCCGGCGTCTGGGCCTTCCACGCGCAGAAACGCCTGGACTGGCTGGAGCCGGGTGACCTGGAAGAAGCCCTCAACGCCGCCAACGCCATCGGCGACGACCGCCTGCAGAAACAGGCACGCGGCCAGGTGGTGCCCGACTCTTTCACCCACGGCACCTCGGCCCAGCGGGTGCGCTGGTTCAAGACCGGCTTCGAGCGCGGCGACATCAACCGTTGCGACACCTTCACCGCACGGGACCTTTAG
- a CDS encoding HDOD domain-containing protein, whose amino-acid sequence MDIEALFSNLHTLPSIPKVAQDLIQQFDSPTSSLDGVARNIALDPVIAAKVLRLANSARFRGARESTSIEDAAMRLGFNTLRTLVMASAVTGAFKASPNFDLKGFWLHSFQVASISRLLAKQKGVDPDTAFTCGMMHDIGELLIQTGAPEFAEKLNSGKGGATGRAASETLQLGFGYPEVGAELARRWQLPAVIQQAIAYQARPMQAPADALLPRILAQAVLVSEALQAHGGATEEARQSLEGPLVEGVDLDALFAALPAVLEADKAFAELLT is encoded by the coding sequence ATGGATATAGAAGCCCTATTTTCCAACCTGCACACCTTGCCCAGCATTCCCAAGGTGGCGCAGGACCTGATCCAGCAATTCGATAGCCCGACCTCCAGCCTGGATGGCGTGGCGCGCAATATCGCCCTCGACCCGGTGATCGCCGCCAAGGTGCTGCGCCTGGCCAACTCCGCGCGCTTTCGCGGGGCGCGGGAGTCCACCAGCATCGAGGATGCGGCCATGCGCCTGGGCTTCAACACCCTGCGCACCCTGGTGATGGCTTCGGCCGTGACCGGCGCCTTCAAGGCCTCGCCCAATTTCGACCTCAAGGGCTTCTGGCTGCACAGCTTCCAGGTGGCGAGCATCAGCCGCCTGCTGGCCAAGCAGAAGGGCGTGGACCCGGACACGGCGTTCACCTGCGGGATGATGCATGACATCGGCGAACTGCTGATCCAGACCGGCGCCCCCGAGTTCGCCGAGAAGCTCAACAGCGGCAAGGGCGGGGCCACCGGGCGTGCCGCCAGCGAAACGCTGCAACTGGGGTTCGGCTACCCGGAAGTGGGGGCAGAGCTGGCGCGGCGCTGGCAGCTGCCGGCGGTGATCCAGCAGGCCATCGCCTACCAGGCGCGCCCGATGCAGGCGCCGGCCGATGCCTTGCTGCCGCGCATCCTCGCCCAGGCGGTGCTGGTCAGCGAGGCGCTGCAGGCCCATGGCGGCGCCACCGAGGAGGCGCGGCAATCCCTGGAAGGCCCGCTGGTGGAAGGCGTGGACCTGGACGCGCTGTTCGCGGCGTTGCCGGCGGTGCTGGAGGCGGACAAGGCCTTCGCCGAACTGCTCACCTGA
- a CDS encoding Csu type fimbrial protein — protein sequence MVCHCDSKWMWLVLMVSTTVCPSIHAASKSATIGIAAEVLPACSAGSTVPATLGQFGTLDFGTHFNLAAQVTVVGTAGAGALRVNCLTSTPYRVLISAGGSGNVNARRMTGPSAAQVSYNLYTSATYATVWDNSIGVTGTGNGQDQLLPVYGRVPVQAAPLSGTYTDTVTVTVSW from the coding sequence ATGGTCTGCCATTGCGACAGCAAGTGGATGTGGCTGGTGCTGATGGTTTCGACGACGGTCTGTCCGTCGATCCATGCCGCCAGCAAGAGCGCCACCATCGGAATAGCCGCTGAAGTCCTGCCGGCCTGCAGCGCCGGCAGCACGGTACCGGCGACCCTCGGCCAGTTCGGCACCCTGGATTTTGGCACCCACTTCAACCTCGCCGCGCAGGTCACCGTGGTCGGCACGGCGGGAGCCGGTGCACTGCGGGTCAACTGCCTGACCAGCACCCCCTATCGCGTACTGATCAGCGCCGGCGGCAGCGGCAACGTCAATGCCCGCCGCATGACCGGGCCCTCGGCGGCCCAGGTCAGCTACAACCTCTACACCTCCGCCACCTACGCCACCGTGTGGGACAACAGCATCGGCGTCACCGGCACCGGCAACGGCCAGGACCAACTGCTGCCGGTTTACGGCCGCGTGCCGGTGCAGGCCGCGCCGCTGTCGGGCACCTACACCGACACCGTCACCGTGACGGTGAGCTGGTGA
- a CDS encoding Csu type fimbrial protein → MDAKRNILSLLLLALLWLGAGRAWAACTTVNPAVSLGSVSSFTMNASAQGNLGGAGLTCATFLSLLAANYVQVTLQSTAPVLSDGNGNSIPLKVFVTNGGAEITPGSTVQLSSLAVLALLTNASTGINLYFQAQAANIPAGTYTTNVVFTWRYAICESGVLNSCSWQRSPGVTQNCPLGLCGAPTNWGTGVTATSTVTIVVTKACALNSYQNVDLGSQALVSQFASVTRAITLTCTSDEGYLVSFDNGQNYQAPWRRMASGANRLGYNIYFPNTTTVWTTTQNLSQKGTGLLQTVNFQVTVDPTQANVPVGTYIDNVTLIINY, encoded by the coding sequence ATGGATGCGAAGCGCAATATCCTCTCCCTGCTGCTACTGGCGCTGCTCTGGCTGGGTGCGGGGCGCGCGTGGGCGGCCTGCACCACGGTGAACCCGGCGGTGAGCCTGGGCAGCGTCAGCTCCTTCACCATGAACGCCTCGGCCCAGGGCAACCTGGGGGGCGCCGGGCTGACCTGCGCGACCTTCCTGTCCCTGCTGGCGGCCAACTATGTACAGGTGACGCTGCAGTCCACTGCGCCGGTGCTCAGCGATGGCAACGGCAACAGCATTCCGCTGAAGGTGTTCGTCACCAACGGCGGCGCCGAGATCACCCCCGGCTCCACGGTGCAGCTGAGCAGCCTGGCGGTGCTGGCGCTGCTGACCAACGCCAGCACTGGCATCAACCTGTACTTCCAGGCCCAGGCGGCCAATATTCCCGCCGGCACCTACACCACCAATGTGGTGTTCACCTGGCGCTACGCCATCTGCGAATCCGGGGTGCTCAACTCCTGCTCCTGGCAGCGCAGCCCCGGCGTCACCCAGAACTGCCCGCTCGGCCTCTGCGGCGCGCCCACCAACTGGGGCACCGGGGTGACCGCCACCAGCACCGTGACCATCGTAGTGACCAAGGCCTGTGCGCTGAACAGCTACCAGAACGTCGACCTCGGTAGCCAGGCGCTGGTCAGCCAGTTCGCCTCGGTGACCCGCGCCATCACCCTGACCTGCACCAGCGACGAGGGTTACCTGGTCAGCTTCGACAACGGCCAGAACTACCAGGCGCCCTGGCGACGCATGGCCAGCGGCGCCAACCGCCTGGGCTACAACATCTACTTCCCCAATACGACGACGGTGTGGACCACCACGCAGAACCTGTCGCAGAAAGGCACGGGATTGCTGCAGACGGTGAACTTCCAGGTGACCGTCGACCCCACGCAGGCCAACGTGCCGGTGGGTACCTACATCGACAACGTGACCCTGATCATCAACTACTGA
- a CDS encoding DUF4136 domain-containing protein has protein sequence MLPPRLSLPLLAMLLGACAAPPDDGVTVAPAARTSHYMTFSIQPVRAPGHRQDLEERFDNALHKALEAKGYRYQEHGSDLTIIYALGLAPEPGVTMRPVVTPGGALYNQTELTQDERARLALRILDGFDERVLFEAQISRQLHDPKLTQQGFDRAVAELLKDFPARPAP, from the coding sequence ATGCTGCCGCCCCGCCTCAGCCTGCCGCTGCTCGCCATGCTGCTGGGCGCCTGCGCCGCGCCCCCCGACGACGGCGTCACCGTCGCCCCGGCCGCGCGCACCAGCCACTACATGACCTTCAGCATCCAGCCGGTGCGTGCCCCGGGGCACCGCCAGGACCTGGAAGAACGCTTCGACAACGCCCTGCACAAGGCCCTGGAAGCCAAAGGCTACCGCTACCAGGAGCACGGCAGCGACCTGACCATCATCTACGCCCTGGGCCTGGCGCCGGAGCCAGGCGTGACCATGCGACCGGTGGTCACCCCCGGCGGCGCCCTCTACAACCAGACCGAGCTGACCCAGGACGAACGCGCCCGCCTCGCCCTGCGCATCCTCGACGGCTTCGACGAGCGGGTGCTGTTCGAAGCGCAGATCAGCCGCCAGCTGCACGACCCCAAGCTCACCCAGCAAGGCTTCGACCGGGCCGTGGCCGAGCTGCTGAAGGACTTCCCCGCACGGCCGGCGCCTTGA
- a CDS encoding fimbria/pilus outer membrane usher protein produces the protein MAHIGGNGRNTTAWAWRLWGGLLLVLLLGGAPWAAEPNPPPAEAAAAAPVDSSPGPGPGEPAATDPGAAPGEYTLYLELVVNEMPTDKVVPVIVRAGRYWVEAEDLRGAGVRLPEGASGPQALDAIEGLGSEYDQELQRLKLTLPSEWLPRQEVGDTSVYARTPARADFGALFNYDLYYTDSDAGQRYASTWLEQRLFGSRGTLGNTGVYRKSFGDSEGEGDGYVRYDTLWTLNDQESLRTLQVGDLVTGALTWNSAVRVGGVQVSRNFGLRPDLVTYPLPRFSGDAAVPSTVDLFINNARVSSDDLQPGPFTVSNVPYISGAGTATVVTTDALGRQVSTDVPFYVTNTLLQKGLYDYSLGVGKLREDYGVKSFAYGSTVSSGTFRYGISDAFTLESHAELGEELRLGGLGGTFGLGNWGTLGTSFSQSTYEGLRGHQASLGYSYYSPLFGFAFQRVQRSSGFVDVSQVSALELGREELGLARRTDQVTFSVSPEEIGSLGIGYFASETRSGERTRVLNFSWSRSLWANSSLYVSMNRELGTSGYSALVQLIMPFDMLSTFSASVERDTNGKYRERVNYGRTAPSQGGVGYNLSYAAGGGRYTQADVTWRTPYTQMQLGVYDNDGERTQWGDISGSLVWMDGGVFPSNRINDAFVLVSTSGFADVPVNFEHQLLGHTDSRGHLLVPWVPSYYRANYEIDPLGLPGNVRIPDVSQEIAVHQGSGALLEFPMARVVAASILLIDVRGEVLPRGAIARVEGRDLEAYVGWDGLVYFEGLELRNALRVELPDGSHCAVTVELKSLDEELAQIGPLTCR, from the coding sequence ATGGCGCATATTGGGGGCAACGGGCGCAACACAACGGCATGGGCATGGCGCCTGTGGGGCGGGCTGCTGCTCGTTCTGCTGCTGGGCGGCGCGCCCTGGGCGGCCGAGCCCAACCCGCCGCCCGCCGAGGCCGCCGCAGCTGCGCCCGTCGACTCCAGCCCAGGACCGGGCCCGGGCGAGCCGGCGGCCACCGACCCTGGCGCGGCGCCGGGGGAGTACACCCTCTACCTGGAGCTGGTGGTCAACGAGATGCCTACCGACAAGGTGGTGCCGGTGATCGTCCGTGCTGGCCGCTATTGGGTCGAGGCCGAGGACCTGCGTGGCGCTGGCGTGCGCCTGCCCGAGGGCGCCAGCGGGCCCCAGGCGCTGGATGCCATCGAGGGCCTGGGCAGCGAGTACGACCAGGAGCTGCAACGCCTGAAGCTGACGCTGCCCAGCGAGTGGCTGCCGCGCCAGGAGGTGGGTGATACCAGCGTGTATGCGCGCACCCCGGCCCGCGCCGACTTCGGCGCGCTGTTCAACTACGACCTCTACTACACCGACAGCGATGCCGGGCAGCGCTACGCCAGCACCTGGCTGGAGCAGCGCCTGTTCGGCAGCCGCGGCACCCTGGGCAATACGGGCGTGTACCGCAAGAGCTTCGGCGACAGCGAGGGCGAGGGGGACGGCTACGTGCGCTACGACACCCTGTGGACCCTCAACGACCAGGAGAGCCTGCGCACCTTGCAGGTGGGCGACCTGGTCACCGGGGCGCTGACCTGGAACAGCGCGGTGCGGGTGGGCGGCGTGCAGGTGTCGCGTAACTTCGGCCTGCGCCCGGACCTGGTCACCTACCCCCTGCCGCGCTTCAGCGGCGATGCCGCGGTGCCGAGCACGGTGGACCTGTTCATCAACAATGCGCGGGTCAGCAGCGACGACCTGCAGCCCGGCCCCTTCACCGTGAGCAACGTGCCCTACATCAGCGGCGCGGGCACCGCCACGGTGGTGACCACCGACGCCCTGGGGCGCCAGGTGTCCACCGACGTGCCCTTCTACGTGACCAACACGCTGTTGCAGAAGGGCCTGTACGACTACTCCCTGGGTGTGGGCAAGCTGCGCGAAGACTACGGCGTGAAGAGCTTCGCCTATGGCAGCACGGTGAGCAGCGGCACCTTCCGCTACGGCATCAGCGACGCCTTCACCCTGGAGAGCCACGCCGAGCTGGGCGAGGAACTGCGCCTGGGCGGGCTCGGCGGCACCTTCGGCCTGGGCAACTGGGGCACCCTCGGCACCTCGTTTTCCCAAAGCACCTATGAGGGCCTGCGCGGCCATCAGGCCAGCCTCGGCTACAGCTATTACTCGCCGCTGTTCGGCTTCGCCTTCCAGCGTGTGCAGCGCAGCTCGGGCTTCGTCGACGTCAGCCAGGTGAGCGCCCTGGAGCTGGGCCGCGAGGAACTGGGCCTGGCGCGGCGCACCGACCAGGTGACCTTCTCGGTGAGCCCGGAGGAGATCGGCAGCCTCGGCATCGGCTACTTCGCCAGCGAGACCCGCAGCGGCGAGCGCACCCGCGTGCTGAACTTCTCCTGGTCGCGCAGCCTGTGGGCCAACAGCAGCCTGTACGTGTCGATGAACCGCGAGCTGGGCACCTCGGGCTATTCAGCCCTGGTGCAGCTGATCATGCCGTTCGACATGCTCTCCACCTTCAGCGCCAGCGTCGAGCGCGACACCAACGGCAAGTACCGCGAGCGGGTCAACTACGGGCGCACCGCACCGAGCCAGGGCGGCGTCGGCTACAACCTCAGCTACGCCGCCGGTGGCGGCCGCTACACGCAGGCCGACGTCACCTGGCGCACGCCTTATACGCAGATGCAGCTGGGCGTGTACGACAACGATGGCGAGCGCACCCAGTGGGGCGATATCAGCGGCTCGCTGGTGTGGATGGACGGCGGGGTGTTCCCCAGCAACCGCATCAACGACGCCTTCGTGCTGGTCAGCACCTCGGGCTTCGCCGACGTGCCGGTGAACTTCGAGCACCAGCTGCTGGGCCACACCGACAGCCGCGGTCACCTGCTGGTGCCCTGGGTGCCGTCCTACTACCGCGCCAATTACGAAATCGACCCCCTGGGCCTGCCGGGCAACGTGCGTATCCCGGATGTCTCCCAGGAGATTGCCGTGCACCAAGGCAGCGGCGCCCTGCTGGAGTTCCCCATGGCGCGGGTGGTGGCGGCGAGCATCCTGCTGATCGACGTGCGTGGCGAGGTGCTGCCGCGCGGCGCCATCGCCCGGGTCGAGGGGCGCGACCTGGAGGCCTATGTGGGCTGGGACGGGCTGGTGTATTTCGAGGGGCTGGAGCTGCGTAACGCGTTGCGCGTGGAGCTGCCCGACGGCAGCCACTGTGCGGTGACGGTGGAGCTGAAGAGCCTGGACGAGGAACTGGCGCAGATCGGCCCGCTGACCTGTCGCTGA
- a CDS encoding DUF4345 domain-containing protein produces the protein MLLARLILVVQILVFAGFGLAYWFRPYEMANLSGMLLMETTSVSNVRVYYGGLQIGLALFLLWALRGRELMRAALMMLLLVQSALALARIGSLWLDDGTLQNFDISSLAYKVATALLAGVALVQLARYQEPVADTALIGDLDDEVSEPLRRGGIREGLVERIDEAAPLPPERP, from the coding sequence ATGCTACTTGCCCGGCTGATTCTGGTGGTCCAGATCCTGGTGTTCGCGGGTTTCGGCCTGGCCTACTGGTTCCGCCCCTACGAGATGGCCAACCTCAGCGGCATGCTGCTGATGGAAACCACCTCGGTAAGCAACGTGCGCGTCTACTACGGCGGCCTGCAGATCGGCCTGGCGCTGTTCCTGCTCTGGGCCCTGCGCGGCCGCGAGCTGATGCGCGCGGCGCTGATGATGCTGTTGCTGGTGCAGTCCGCCCTGGCCCTGGCGCGCATCGGTTCCCTATGGCTGGACGACGGCACCCTGCAGAACTTCGACATCAGCTCCCTGGCCTACAAGGTGGCCACTGCGCTGCTGGCCGGCGTGGCCCTGGTGCAGCTGGCGCGCTACCAGGAACCGGTGGCGGACACCGCGCTGATCGGCGACCTGGACGACGAGGTCAGCGAGCCGCTGCGCCGGGGCGGCATCCGCGAAGGGTTGGTGGAACGCATCGACGAAGCGGCACCGCTGCCGCCGGAAAGGCCCTGA
- a CDS encoding Csu type fimbrial protein: MQLVIGAGCTVNNGSNNGSANTFGSIAFGTYPSLNSIIEAQSVGASAGSSFGVTCTTGTNYSVALDSGLHATGNQRNMSAGATDVIAYNLYKEAARTTLWGNGSNGGTALAATGTGANQELVVYGRVPPQTTPATGTYTDTVQVTITW; encoded by the coding sequence GTGCAACTCGTCATCGGCGCCGGCTGCACCGTGAACAACGGCAGCAACAACGGCAGTGCGAACACATTCGGCAGCATCGCCTTCGGTACCTACCCGAGCTTGAACAGCATCATCGAGGCCCAGTCCGTGGGGGCTTCGGCGGGCAGTTCGTTCGGCGTGACCTGCACCACCGGCACCAACTATTCGGTGGCGCTGGATTCGGGCCTGCATGCCACCGGCAACCAGCGCAACATGAGTGCCGGCGCCACCGATGTGATCGCCTACAACCTCTACAAGGAGGCGGCGCGCACCACGCTCTGGGGCAACGGCAGCAACGGCGGCACGGCCCTGGCCGCCACCGGCACCGGCGCCAACCAGGAGCTGGTGGTGTATGGCCGCGTACCGCCGCAGACGACACCCGCCACCGGCACCTACACCGATACCGTCCAGGTGACCATCACCTGGTAA
- a CDS encoding Csu type fimbrial protein yields MLRRPLVASLALLPGLGCFADTGLNELQITQLFEIKAAVTAGCILGSGSSDVTTYGSINFGQVSTLPSDVTRVSTVGNGSIQLQCTPGTSLSIALNAGLNTASVTGGRYMIKGAETLRYQLYKDAGYSAVWGDGSNGATAMSLTYSATSGTQSYPVYARLFAVATMPSAGIYNDTVTVTVTY; encoded by the coding sequence ATGTTGCGCCGGCCCCTGGTCGCCAGCCTGGCCCTGCTGCCGGGCCTGGGCTGCTTCGCCGACACGGGCCTCAACGAGCTGCAGATCACCCAGCTGTTCGAGATCAAGGCGGCGGTGACCGCCGGCTGCATCCTGGGCAGCGGCAGCAGCGACGTGACCACCTACGGCAGCATCAACTTCGGCCAGGTCAGCACCCTGCCCAGCGACGTGACGCGGGTCAGCACGGTGGGCAACGGCTCAATCCAGCTGCAGTGCACGCCCGGCACCTCGCTGAGCATCGCCCTCAACGCCGGGCTCAACACCGCCAGCGTCACCGGCGGCCGTTACATGATCAAGGGCGCCGAGACCCTGCGTTACCAGTTGTACAAGGACGCCGGCTACAGCGCCGTCTGGGGGGATGGCAGCAACGGCGCCACGGCCATGAGCCTGACCTACAGCGCCACCAGCGGCACCCAGTCCTACCCGGTGTATGCGCGGCTGTTCGCGGTGGCGACCATGCCCAGCGCCGGGATCTACAACGACACGGTGACCGTCACCGTGACCTATTGA